From a single Hippoglossus stenolepis isolate QCI-W04-F060 chromosome 2, HSTE1.2, whole genome shotgun sequence genomic region:
- the rrp36 gene encoding ribosomal RNA processing protein 36 homolog has protein sequence MNGKQQRRWEEPADSKQTKKMKSVDDDNSDVEKNFTLLTERRGRGETEEEQRHNRGEDEEEFSDEGKEEESGEEEESDGGEEDEDDDEEEPDDGGSKIQTREDIKKELSNMSFEDVMKLQNKVGTKVYNEVTYGNSKKPKSGKKKRLNKNRPMEISAKKPAPFLRRVVAIRKPTLRDPRFDDLSGEYKPEIFEKTYKFIDNIKQREKEVVQKQLKRKKMSNEKKEKLQFLLKRMENQERARKSREQQRERELQFKRQQRERANQGAQPFFLKKSEKKKLQLAEKYQELKKSGKLQNFLSKKRKRNAGKDRRKLPPHNAKTS, from the exons atGAACGGGAAGCAGCAGCGGCGGTGGGAGGAGCCGGCGGACTCAAAGCAGACGAAGAAGATGAAGAGCGTTGATGATGATAATTCTGATGTGGAGAAGAACTTCACTCTGCTCACTgagagacgaggaagaggagagactgaggaagaacagagacacaacagaggagaggacgaggaggaattCAGTGATGAGGGGAAGGAAGAAGAgtctggagaagaggaggagtctgacggaggtgaagaagatgaggatgaCGATGAAGAAGAACCAGATGATGGTGGCAGTAAAATCCAGACAAGAGAGGATATTAAAAAAG AATTGTCCAACATGTCGTTTGAAGACGTCATGAAGCTGCAGAACAAAGTCGGAACCAAAGTTTACAACGAGGTCACTTATGGCAACAGCAAGAAACCCAAGAGCGGCAAGAAGAAACGACTGAACAAGAACAG ACCGATGGAGATTTCAGCCAAGAAACCGGCGCCGTTTCTCCGTCGGGTTGTCGCCATCAGGAAACCG ACGCTGAGAGATCCTCGATTTGACGACTTGTCGGGAGAATACAAGCCGGAGATCTTTGAGAAGACGTACAAATTCATTGACAAcatcaaacagagagagaaagag GTCGTCcagaagcagctgaagaggaagaagatgagtaatgagaagaaggagaaactTCAGTTCCTCCTGAAGAGGATG GAGAACCAGGAGCGGGCGAGGAAGAGccgagagcagcagagagagagagagttgcagttcaagaggcagcagagagagcgagCCAATCAGGGAGCTCAACCCTTCTTCCtgaagaaat cggagaagaagaagctgcagctggcgGAGAAATAccaggagctgaagaagagtgGGAAACTGCAGAACTTCCTGAgtaagaagaggaagaggaacgcTGGGAAAGATCGCAGGAAGCTGCCGCCGCACAACGCCAAGACTTCGTGA